One Aquamicrobium sp. genomic region harbors:
- a CDS encoding polysaccharide deacetylase family protein, which produces MTVKIGTIGDRIANRLSRAFPGPTSEIAPARPIVSFSFDDAPRSAWRDGAAILEAAGGRGTYYLAGDLILNHARELDLTPAEGCVDLAARGHELGCHTFSHVKLASMSRKALAADLDRNERFLRELDGRTARRNFAVPYTMMSPGRQALLRSRFRSSRSGWPAVNRGMTNLQGLGAVELRQSLFDPDAIAAWLDDLARRPGWLIFFTHHVRDNPPGDYGLSPQNFEAAVNAVAARGFDILTVDAALDRIGIAR; this is translated from the coding sequence ATGACGGTGAAGATCGGAACGATCGGGGACAGGATAGCGAACCGGCTCTCCCGCGCCTTTCCCGGCCCGACGAGCGAGATCGCCCCTGCCCGGCCGATCGTTTCCTTCTCGTTCGACGACGCGCCGCGTTCGGCCTGGCGCGACGGCGCGGCGATCCTCGAAGCGGCCGGCGGGCGCGGCACCTACTATCTGGCCGGCGACCTGATCCTCAACCACGCGCGCGAGCTCGACCTCACGCCTGCCGAGGGCTGCGTCGACCTTGCCGCGCGCGGCCATGAGCTCGGCTGCCACACCTTCAGCCACGTGAAGCTCGCCTCGATGTCGCGCAAGGCCCTCGCGGCCGACCTCGACCGCAACGAGCGGTTCCTCCGGGAGCTGGACGGCCGCACGGCACGGCGCAACTTCGCGGTCCCCTACACGATGATGTCGCCCGGCAGGCAGGCGCTGCTGCGCAGCCGCTTCCGCAGCAGCCGCAGCGGCTGGCCGGCCGTCAACAGGGGCATGACAAACCTGCAGGGCCTCGGCGCCGTCGAGCTGCGCCAAAGCCTGTTCGACCCCGACGCGATAGCGGCCTGGCTCGACGACCTCGCGCGCCGGCCCGGCTGGCTGATCTTCTTCACGCACCATGTCCGCGACAACCCGCCCGGCGACTACGGCCTGTCGCCGCAGAATTTCGAGGCCGCCGTCAACGCGGTCGCCGCCCGCGGATTTGACATCCTGACCGTCGACGCCGCGCTCGACCGGATCGGCATCGCCCGTTAA
- a CDS encoding glycosyltransferase family 2 protein, which translates to MHDVSVVIPVRNGEDHVVEAVESALAQGDAVIEVIVVDDGSSDRTVERVAALADPRIRLVTDRPAGRSGVSAVRNYGFAGSRGEWVLFLDADDRLREGAVARLIEGADDPRVAAVYGDYERIDGEGATVGWRRLLRHRAKPSGDIVESLLAGNFIVNGGIMLIRAANFREIGGFDESLRYCEDWHAWCRLATTGEMRFRQGLGVLDYRVHSSSTMMAKTLTMDDYLPALDAIFSDPHIVRAVPAERRAGLRAKAHAHLNAYLIGQSLRAGRYGTALSGLAATLARQPRALPRALLVSAAALAGL; encoded by the coding sequence ATGCACGACGTCTCGGTCGTCATTCCCGTTCGCAACGGCGAGGACCATGTCGTGGAGGCGGTCGAGAGCGCGCTCGCGCAAGGGGATGCCGTCATCGAGGTCATCGTCGTCGACGACGGCTCGAGCGACCGCACGGTGGAGCGGGTCGCGGCGCTTGCCGACCCGCGCATCCGCCTCGTGACGGACCGACCCGCCGGGCGCTCCGGCGTCTCCGCGGTGCGCAATTACGGCTTCGCCGGCAGCCGCGGTGAGTGGGTGCTGTTCCTCGACGCCGACGACCGGCTGCGCGAGGGTGCGGTGGCGCGGCTCATCGAGGGGGCCGACGATCCGCGCGTCGCCGCGGTCTACGGCGACTACGAGCGCATCGACGGCGAAGGCGCGACGGTCGGCTGGCGGCGCTTGCTGCGCCACCGCGCCAAGCCTTCGGGCGACATCGTGGAAAGCCTGCTCGCCGGCAATTTCATCGTCAACGGCGGCATCATGCTGATCCGGGCCGCGAATTTCCGCGAGATCGGCGGGTTCGACGAAAGCCTGCGCTATTGCGAGGACTGGCACGCATGGTGCCGGCTGGCGACGACGGGCGAGATGCGCTTCCGCCAGGGCCTCGGCGTCCTCGACTACCGCGTCCATTCCAGCAGCACGATGATGGCCAAGACCCTTACCATGGACGACTATTTGCCCGCGCTCGACGCGATCTTTTCCGACCCGCACATCGTCCGGGCCGTCCCGGCCGAGCGCCGGGCCGGCCTGCGCGCCAAGGCGCATGCCCATCTCAACGCCTATCTGATCGGCCAGTCGCTGCGCGCCGGGCGCTACGGGACGGCGCTCAGTGGGCTCGCCGCCACGCTCGCGCGCCAGCCGCGCGCGCTGCCGCGGGCGCTTCTCGTCAGCGCCGCCGCGCTGGCCGGCCTTTGA